In a single window of the Orenia metallireducens genome:
- a CDS encoding FUSC family protein, whose translation MYKKALKVALAVSLSIAIGRLLNIESTFYAAIAAVITIGTGFADSFQSAKNRMMGTFIGAGTGIFFAYLNQNSIILCGVGIFITVMICQKIGYTNSINIACIVFIAIMVNLYDYVTPFYYSIYRLADTLLGVTISTLINYVIFMHKDLKTDNDISLKG comes from the coding sequence ATGTATAAGAAAGCTTTGAAGGTTGCATTAGCAGTCTCATTATCTATTGCTATAGGAAGGTTATTAAATATCGAATCTACCTTTTATGCAGCTATAGCTGCAGTAATAACTATAGGAACAGGATTTGCTGATAGCTTTCAATCTGCAAAAAACAGAATGATGGGAACCTTTATAGGAGCAGGCACAGGTATATTTTTTGCTTATTTAAATCAAAACAGTATAATTTTATGTGGAGTTGGCATCTTTATTACCGTAATGATATGCCAAAAGATTGGGTATACTAATTCAATTAATATAGCTTGTATAGTCTTTATAGCTATAATGGTGAATTTATATGATTATGTAACTCCTTTTTACTATAGCATCTATAGATTGGCAGATACTTTATTGGGAGTTACAATATCTACTTTAATAAATTATGTGATCTTTATGCATAAAGATTTAAAAACAGATAATGATATTTCCTTGAAGGGGTAA
- a CDS encoding methyltransferase domain-containing protein, translating into MGDSVEKLMGNARKWGVEGNILGIKVGVPDIDFADSCFDKVYTTTTLEMLRGMNGAKGYKEAVEEIYRVLKPGGIFGLGEPMHNDVAIPKEIYPYVTKGNMPAPWTKCFATLEETIEVFESVGFEIIEADIAPDAQLWWEEYAEYDPYSSEPGEDGEFIEKDKGRWVTFGYIIAKK; encoded by the coding sequence TTGGGTGATTCTGTCGAAAAATTAATGGGTAATGCTAGAAAATGGGGAGTAGAAGGTAATATTCTTGGTATCAAAGTTGGTGTACCAGATATAGATTTTGCTGATTCTTGTTTTGATAAGGTATATACAACCACTACCCTTGAGATGCTAAGAGGAATGAATGGAGCTAAGGGGTATAAAGAAGCAGTTGAAGAGATTTATAGAGTTCTTAAGCCAGGTGGTATTTTTGGACTTGGTGAACCGATGCATAATGATGTGGCTATTCCTAAAGAGATATATCCTTATGTAACAAAAGGGAATATGCCAGCACCTTGGACTAAATGTTTTGCAACTCTTGAAGAGACTATTGAAGTTTTTGAGTCAGTAGGTTTTGAGATAATCGAAGCTGATATAGCACCTGATGCTCAGTTATGGTGGGAAGAGTATGCTGAGTATGACCCTTATTCAAGTGAGCCTGGAGAAGATGGCGAGTTTATCGAAAAGGATAAAGGTAGATGGGTTACCTTTGGATACATTATAGCAAAGAAATAA
- a CDS encoding SAM-dependent methyltransferase has product MYEIYKNCSGPGGLNLAEFLADKMGVKQGDKILDVGTSNGYQTCFLAKEFSPFIVGIDSWVILSKN; this is encoded by the coding sequence TTGTATGAGATTTATAAAAATTGCAGTGGTCCAGGTGGTTTAAATTTAGCTGAATTTTTGGCAGATAAGATGGGAGTCAAGCAGGGAGATAAGATTTTAGATGTAGGAACAAGTAATGGTTATCAGACCTGCTTTTTGGCAAAGGAATTTAGCCCATTTATAGTAGGGATTGACTCTTGGGTGATTCTGTCGAAAAATTAA
- the rsgA gene encoding ribosome small subunit-dependent GTPase A, translated as MNLIDLGWNKNFESEFNQFNDKGRYQVARVAVEYKGIYKLYTEHGEVLGEITGKMRYNEEFPAVGDWVVVSLQGLEERAVIYHILPRKSKFSRNMAGTKNGEQIVAANIDTVFIVTSLNQDFNLRRIERYLTIAWDSGANPVVILSKADLCEDIREKKSQVESVAFGVPIHVISSIDNQGIDGLRQYLQKGKTVALLGSSGVGKSTLINNLLGKDKMKVNEIREDDGKGKHTTTHRELILLEEGGVIIDTPGMREIQLWDNSEGLKGSFSDIEELARSCKFNNCQHDSEPGCAVKKAIEQGELPEERLESYRKLERELLYIERKRKYGAERAAKLMQKDIFGF; from the coding sequence TTGAATTTAATAGATTTAGGTTGGAATAAAAATTTTGAAAGTGAGTTTAATCAATTTAATGATAAAGGACGATATCAAGTAGCTAGAGTTGCTGTAGAATATAAGGGTATTTACAAGTTATACACTGAGCATGGTGAGGTTTTAGGAGAGATAACAGGAAAGATGCGTTATAATGAAGAGTTTCCAGCTGTGGGTGATTGGGTAGTTGTTTCTTTACAAGGTTTAGAAGAGAGAGCAGTAATTTATCATATTCTACCTAGAAAAAGTAAATTCTCTAGAAACATGGCTGGTACTAAAAACGGAGAACAGATAGTAGCAGCCAATATAGATACAGTATTTATAGTCACCTCTCTAAATCAAGACTTTAATTTAAGAAGGATAGAACGGTATTTAACTATTGCCTGGGATAGTGGAGCCAATCCAGTTGTGATTTTAAGTAAAGCTGATTTATGTGAAGATATTCGAGAGAAGAAAAGCCAAGTTGAAAGTGTTGCATTTGGAGTACCAATTCATGTAATCAGCTCTATTGATAATCAAGGAATAGATGGATTAAGACAGTACCTTCAAAAAGGAAAAACTGTTGCCTTATTGGGCTCTTCAGGAGTAGGGAAATCTACTTTGATTAATAATTTACTTGGTAAGGATAAGATGAAGGTTAACGAGATTAGAGAAGATGATGGTAAGGGGAAGCATACTACTACTCATCGTGAATTGATTCTTTTGGAAGAAGGTGGGGTTATTATTGATACTCCAGGAATGAGAGAGATTCAATTATGGGATAATTCTGAAGGCTTAAAGGGGAGTTTCTCAGATATAGAAGAGTTAGCAAGAAGCTGTAAATTTAATAATTGCCAACATGATTCAGAGCCAGGTTGTGCTGTTAAAAAAGCTATAGAACAAGGTGAATTGCCAGAGGAAAGGTTAGAGAGTTATAGGAAGTTAGAAAGAGAATTATTATATATTGAACGTAAGAGAAAGTATGGAGCAGAACGAGCAGCTAAATTAATGCAAAAAGATATATTTGGTTTTTAG
- a CDS encoding GNAT family N-acetyltransferase: protein MTNIEYKIARSKEEFEGIKDLCEDVFAIEEKELLHDLVFNSPNKEENICFYAYDKTANKYVGTVNLVVMPIRYGNVILKSAELGIVATAKDYQGRGINKKLMEIFFNKAEELGYNIIAIEGIPYFYRRYGFNYAIPMGSVNLNLDKVESKGDKDIVIRVAKEEDIAFIADNFREASKIADLCTVKGKDIIKAQMLDYISPVIRKKYLIIKKNQTKIGYLALNSGDEVQICDISDNLSFKIYEAVIDYFKGQGKSFINIDIPRESKFIKLMDRYGCNWKQWYSWQIKILDEFKFLTDIKSVLEERLNNSIYKDEQVEFYYDNFRELIKFEIDNGRINLIKEERKEAKWDFNLNPQGAIKLFLGEKSRSEINSFLPDCNVNHRYRDLINILFPRMNSHFYMNY, encoded by the coding sequence ATGACTAATATTGAATATAAAATTGCTAGGAGTAAAGAGGAGTTTGAAGGCATTAAGGATTTATGTGAAGATGTTTTTGCTATAGAGGAGAAAGAATTATTGCATGACTTAGTTTTCAATTCCCCAAATAAGGAAGAGAATATCTGTTTTTATGCTTATGATAAAACAGCAAATAAGTATGTAGGAACAGTAAATTTAGTAGTTATGCCGATTAGATATGGGAATGTTATTTTAAAATCTGCTGAACTTGGAATTGTAGCTACAGCTAAAGATTATCAAGGCAGAGGAATTAATAAGAAGTTAATGGAGATATTCTTTAATAAAGCTGAAGAGTTAGGGTATAACATTATAGCTATTGAAGGGATTCCTTACTTTTATCGGCGCTATGGTTTCAATTATGCCATACCTATGGGCAGTGTAAACTTGAATTTAGATAAGGTAGAAAGTAAAGGTGATAAAGATATTGTAATCAGGGTAGCAAAAGAAGAAGACATCGCTTTTATAGCTGACAACTTCAGGGAAGCTTCTAAAATAGCAGATTTATGTACTGTTAAAGGGAAAGATATTATCAAAGCTCAGATGCTAGATTATATTTCCCCAGTTATAAGAAAGAAATATTTAATAATAAAAAAGAATCAAACCAAAATCGGTTACTTAGCTTTAAATAGTGGTGATGAAGTTCAAATCTGTGATATCTCTGATAATTTAAGTTTTAAGATATATGAAGCAGTCATTGACTATTTTAAAGGGCAAGGGAAGAGTTTTATTAATATAGATATTCCTAGAGAAAGCAAATTTATCAAGCTGATGGACAGATATGGGTGCAACTGGAAGCAGTGGTATTCATGGCAGATAAAGATACTTGATGAGTTTAAATTTTTAACTGATATAAAATCTGTATTAGAAGAGAGATTAAATAACTCTATTTATAAAGATGAACAGGTTGAATTTTATTATGATAACTTTAGAGAGTTGATTAAGTTTGAGATTGATAATGGAAGAATAAATTTGATTAAAGAAGAGAGAAAAGAAGCAAAGTGGGATTTTAATTTAAATCCGCAAGGTGCTATTAAGCTATTTTTAGGAGAGAAGAGTAGGTCAGAGATTAATAGCTTTTTACCTGACTGTAATGTTAATCACAGGTATCGAGATCTTATTAATATTCTCTTTCCTAGAATGAACTCTCATTTTTATATGAATTACTAG
- the ilvD gene encoding dihydroxy-acid dehydratase: MRSKNVTTKIDKAPQRSLFKAMGLTDEELDKPLVGVCNSVNELIPGHTDLDKIADAAKAGIRMAGGTPLEFGAIGVCDGIAMGHEGMHYSLASREIIADSVETMARAHALDALVLIPNCDKIVPGMLMAAARLNIPTVVVSGGAMLAGRHKGKDIDLNTVFESVAAYQVDKISESELLEVENSACQTCGSCSGMFTANSMNCLTEVLGLGLPGNGTIPAVYADRIRLAKYAGIQVMEMFKKDIKPLDILTEESFDNALKVDMALGCSTNTALHLPAIAHEAGIEFELEAINKVKKEVPHICSLAPAGSHHIQDLHEAGGIPAVMKVLSEEGILNEELITVTGKTIKENLANAKVLDKDVIRDFATAYHAEGGLSFLKGNLAPDGSVVKQAAVADEMLVHEGPARVFDAEQDAVAAIHAGKINPGDVVVIRYEGPKGGPGMREMLTPTSAIAGVGLDKEVALITDGRFSGATRGAAIGHVSPEAMEGGPMAIVEEGDIIQIDIPNGKLNVDLTDEEIQARLDKWEAPEPKIKTGYLSRYARLVTSASTGAVFK, encoded by the coding sequence ATGAGAAGTAAGAATGTAACTACAAAGATTGATAAAGCACCTCAGAGATCATTATTTAAAGCGATGGGGTTGACTGATGAAGAACTAGATAAACCATTAGTAGGAGTTTGTAATTCAGTTAATGAATTGATTCCAGGTCATACTGACTTAGATAAGATAGCTGATGCAGCTAAAGCAGGAATCAGAATGGCAGGAGGAACTCCCTTAGAATTTGGAGCAATCGGTGTTTGTGACGGGATAGCAATGGGACATGAAGGGATGCATTACTCTTTAGCAAGTAGAGAAATTATAGCAGATTCTGTAGAGACTATGGCAAGAGCTCATGCTTTAGATGCCTTAGTTTTAATTCCTAACTGTGATAAGATTGTACCTGGAATGTTGATGGCAGCTGCTAGATTGAATATCCCAACGGTAGTAGTTAGTGGTGGAGCAATGTTAGCAGGAAGGCATAAGGGAAAAGATATAGATTTAAATACTGTATTTGAAAGTGTGGCAGCTTATCAAGTAGACAAGATATCAGAATCAGAGTTGTTAGAAGTAGAGAATAGTGCATGTCAGACTTGTGGTTCTTGCTCTGGTATGTTTACAGCAAACTCTATGAACTGTTTAACAGAGGTTCTAGGGTTAGGTTTACCTGGTAATGGTACAATTCCAGCAGTTTATGCTGATAGAATTAGATTGGCAAAATATGCAGGAATTCAGGTAATGGAGATGTTTAAGAAAGATATCAAGCCTTTGGATATATTAACAGAAGAATCCTTTGATAATGCTCTAAAGGTAGATATGGCTTTAGGTTGTTCAACTAATACAGCTTTACATCTACCAGCAATTGCCCATGAAGCAGGTATAGAATTTGAATTAGAAGCAATTAATAAAGTTAAGAAGGAAGTACCTCATATTTGCAGCTTAGCTCCAGCAGGTAGTCATCATATTCAAGATTTACATGAAGCTGGAGGAATCCCTGCAGTAATGAAAGTCTTAAGTGAGGAAGGAATACTTAATGAAGAGTTAATTACTGTAACGGGTAAGACTATTAAAGAGAATTTAGCAAATGCGAAAGTCTTAGATAAAGATGTAATCAGGGATTTTGCTACTGCTTACCATGCTGAAGGTGGATTATCCTTCTTAAAGGGTAATTTAGCACCAGATGGTTCTGTAGTTAAGCAGGCTGCTGTAGCTGATGAAATGTTAGTCCATGAAGGACCTGCAAGAGTATTTGATGCTGAGCAGGATGCTGTTGCAGCTATTCATGCTGGCAAGATTAATCCTGGAGATGTAGTTGTAATCAGATATGAAGGTCCAAAAGGTGGGCCAGGAATGAGAGAGATGTTAACACCTACATCAGCAATTGCAGGTGTTGGTTTAGATAAAGAGGTAGCTTTAATTACTGATGGACGTTTCTCAGGAGCTACTAGAGGAGCGGCTATTGGTCACGTATCACCAGAAGCGATGGAAGGTGGACCAATGGCAATCGTTGAAGAAGGAGATATCATTCAGATAGATATCCCTAATGGAAAATTAAATGTTGATTTAACTGATGAAGAGATTCAGGCTAGATTAGATAAATGGGAAGCACCAGAACCTAAGATTAAGACTGGATATCTTTCCCGTTATGCTAGATTGGTTACTTCAGCTAGTACAGGAGCTGTATTTAAATAA
- a CDS encoding CPBP family intramembrane glutamic endopeptidase, giving the protein MSKEKDQSTENNEHQNKYLYLKEIIKAQSIWYLINFLILFFQLYVYFDIPYINNFYIMIFKFIGSSFFISFLLYYTTMVYDLSFQEIGINFDNFIGNIKLGLQLSSFFLLGIIIIHLSDNNLKINSIINIHGGKDFRLSIIYFMILFICYLIPAFSKELLYRGFVYYHFKKEYGIIVGFILSTLYYALSYLDLRVITIVIHILVGVITTYLYEKTDSLVTSVIFQATYQASLSLYLFSFDKWPF; this is encoded by the coding sequence ATGTCTAAAGAAAAAGATCAATCTACTGAGAATAATGAACATCAAAATAAATACTTATATCTAAAAGAGATTATCAAAGCACAGTCAATCTGGTATTTAATCAACTTTCTAATTCTATTCTTTCAATTATATGTATACTTTGATATTCCATATATAAATAACTTTTATATAATGATCTTCAAATTTATAGGAAGTAGCTTCTTTATCTCCTTCTTACTATATTATACTACTATGGTCTATGACCTATCATTTCAAGAGATAGGAATTAACTTTGATAATTTTATTGGAAATATTAAATTAGGTCTACAGTTAAGTTCCTTCTTTTTACTGGGTATAATTATAATTCACCTATCTGATAATAATTTGAAAATTAATTCTATAATTAATATACATGGTGGAAAAGACTTTAGACTAAGCATAATTTATTTCATGATCTTATTTATATGTTATCTGATTCCTGCCTTCAGTAAAGAATTACTCTATCGTGGATTTGTCTATTACCATTTTAAAAAGGAATATGGAATAATTGTAGGTTTTATACTTAGTACTTTATATTATGCTCTTAGTTATTTGGATTTAAGAGTAATAACCATAGTTATTCATATTTTGGTAGGAGTCATAACTACATATTTATATGAAAAGACTGACTCCTTAGTAACTTCAGTTATCTTTCAAGCTACTTACCAAGCCAGTCTGAGTTTATATCTATTCTCTTTTGATAAATGGCCTTTTTAA
- the amrS gene encoding AmmeMemoRadiSam system radical SAM enzyme, with amino-acid sequence MKEALYYTYEEDKIKCHLCPHYCLLAEGQNGRCQVRKVEDNRLITITYNQVSAVALDPIEKKPLFHFYPGSQILSLGTVGCNLKCKFCQNHNIVHDTESRTETITPKEAVHLALDYNSIGIAYTYSEPLVWYEYILETAQLAYQKGLKNVLVTNGMINPEPLKELLPYIDAVNLDVKAFTEDFYREICKGSLNPVKRTAELVYQDILLEITTLLIPGLNDSEEEIKELVDWIATLDISIPLHFSRYFPQYQLDIPPTSIDSLIRAKEIADKKLDYVYLGNVEGQEYRNTYCPKCNKEVISRNYNSVQINLDGKSCSNCGQEIKVIL; translated from the coding sequence ATGAAAGAAGCACTTTATTATACTTATGAAGAAGATAAGATTAAATGTCATCTCTGCCCTCATTATTGTCTATTAGCTGAAGGACAGAATGGTCGCTGTCAGGTCAGAAAAGTTGAAGATAACAGATTAATTACTATTACTTATAATCAAGTCAGTGCAGTAGCTTTAGACCCAATTGAAAAGAAGCCCTTATTTCACTTTTATCCTGGTAGTCAGATTCTCTCTTTAGGGACTGTAGGTTGTAATCTAAAGTGTAAATTCTGCCAGAATCATAACATTGTTCATGATACTGAAAGTAGAACAGAGACTATTACTCCTAAAGAAGCTGTTCACTTAGCTTTAGATTATAATTCAATTGGGATTGCTTATACCTATTCTGAACCTCTAGTCTGGTATGAATATATCTTAGAAACAGCTCAACTTGCCTATCAGAAAGGGCTAAAGAATGTATTAGTAACTAATGGGATGATTAACCCTGAGCCATTAAAGGAGTTACTTCCATATATTGATGCTGTTAATTTAGATGTTAAAGCATTTACTGAAGACTTTTATCGAGAAATCTGTAAAGGTAGTTTGAATCCTGTTAAGAGAACAGCAGAGTTAGTTTATCAAGATATATTATTAGAGATTACTACCTTATTAATTCCAGGACTAAATGATAGTGAAGAGGAAATTAAAGAGCTAGTAGATTGGATTGCTACTTTGGATATTAGTATTCCTCTTCATTTTTCTCGATACTTTCCTCAATATCAATTAGATATACCTCCAACTTCTATAGATTCTTTAATTAGAGCTAAAGAAATAGCAGATAAAAAGTTGGATTATGTTTATTTGGGTAATGTTGAGGGTCAAGAATATCGAAATACCTATTGTCCAAAATGTAATAAAGAAGTTATTTCTAGAAACTATAATAGTGTGCAGATTAATCTCGATGGTAAAAGTTGTTCTAACTGTGGACAGGAGATTAAAGTAATTTTGTAG
- the amrA gene encoding AmmeMemoRadiSam system protein A, with protein MTGVVFSALAPHPPILIPEIGGDEVKEIAKTQVSIRKLAQEVKEVNPDIIVTISPHGPIFSDAISILSAEILSGDFRNFGRKDVELSYKLAENFTSELTMAANKNKITTARIDEATARKLEVKMKLDHGVLVPMYYLNEVGVNKPIVPVTIGMLSYEELYTFGKIIQLVAERLEYKVAVIASGDLSHRLTETAPAGYDPKARDFDKRLVHYLNTLEVESIFDMDNQLIQRAGECGLRPLTMMLGAMDRLNVEGGVLSYEGPFGVGYAVATYHVKGKKEEVGLLDKLYERKKKRLSEIRSNESEVVKLARKSVEEYIKNREVIEPPAKLDPKLAGRAGVFVSIKKNGNLRGCIGTTQPTKANLAYEIINNALGAAFEDPRFEPVNLNEIDELTYSVDVLGEAKSIESIEELDPKKYGVIVRRGERAGLLLPDLEGVDTAKKQVEIAKRKAGIPIEEKDIELMRFTVTRYK; from the coding sequence ATGACAGGAGTTGTTTTTTCTGCTTTAGCACCTCATCCACCGATATTAATTCCTGAAATTGGTGGAGATGAAGTTAAGGAGATTGCTAAGACTCAAGTTAGTATCAGAAAGTTAGCTCAAGAGGTTAAAGAGGTTAATCCTGATATAATAGTTACTATCAGTCCCCATGGACCAATATTTTCTGATGCTATTAGTATTTTAAGTGCAGAGATTTTATCAGGTGATTTTAGGAACTTTGGGCGTAAAGATGTAGAGCTAAGTTATAAGTTAGCTGAGAATTTTACTAGCGAGTTAACAATGGCAGCTAATAAGAATAAAATTACTACAGCAAGGATCGATGAAGCTACAGCAAGAAAGTTAGAAGTCAAGATGAAATTAGACCATGGCGTTCTAGTACCAATGTATTATTTAAATGAGGTAGGAGTAAATAAACCTATAGTTCCAGTTACTATTGGAATGTTATCTTATGAAGAGTTATATACCTTTGGAAAGATAATTCAATTAGTAGCAGAGAGGTTAGAATATAAAGTAGCTGTGATAGCTAGTGGAGACTTATCTCACCGCTTAACAGAGACTGCACCAGCAGGTTATGATCCTAAAGCTAGAGATTTTGATAAAAGATTAGTCCATTATCTAAATACTTTAGAGGTTGAGAGTATCTTTGATATGGATAATCAGTTGATTCAACGAGCAGGAGAATGTGGACTAAGACCATTGACTATGATGTTGGGAGCAATGGATCGCTTAAATGTAGAAGGTGGAGTCTTATCCTATGAAGGTCCCTTTGGCGTAGGATATGCAGTAGCGACTTATCATGTTAAAGGGAAGAAAGAAGAGGTAGGGTTACTAGATAAATTGTATGAACGAAAGAAGAAGAGATTATCAGAGATTCGAAGTAATGAAAGTGAAGTTGTTAAGTTGGCTAGAAAGTCTGTAGAAGAGTATATTAAGAATAGGGAAGTTATAGAACCACCTGCTAAGCTTGACCCTAAATTGGCTGGAAGGGCTGGAGTATTTGTTTCAATTAAGAAGAATGGAAATTTACGAGGATGTATCGGTACTACTCAACCTACTAAAGCTAATTTAGCCTATGAGATTATTAACAATGCTCTTGGAGCTGCCTTTGAAGACCCAAGATTTGAGCCAGTGAATCTTAATGAGATAGATGAGTTAACCTATTCTGTAGATGTTTTAGGAGAAGCAAAGAGTATAGAAAGTATTGAGGAGTTAGATCCTAAGAAATATGGGGTTATTGTTAGACGGGGTGAAAGGGCTGGATTGTTATTACCAGATTTAGAAGGAGTAGATACTGCTAAAAAGCAAGTAGAGATAGCTAAAAGAAAAGCTGGTATTCCAATAGAGGAGAAGGATATAGAGTTGATGAGGTTTACAGTTACTAGATATAAGTAA
- the rocF gene encoding arginase: MKVKIVGVPSYFGANCRGVDMGPSAIRYAGLIKMIRNMGIEVEDAGDVNIPNVESKGLKAEGINYLNEIVEICEDLSNKVEVLINDNILPIILGGDHSISIGSIGGLAKVKKNIGIIWIDAHGDFNTHETTCTGNIHGMSLATLVGRGLDKLVQIGGIIPKVKEENVVLIGVRDLDKNERDLLQKSKVTVFTMDDIDRMGIVEVMQKAIKISSKDTKGVHLSFDMDVLDPLEAPGVGTPVKGGINYREAHLALEMIAEAKILTSIDLVEVNPILDQYNHTAELAVDLITSALGKRIL, translated from the coding sequence TTGAAAGTAAAGATAGTGGGTGTTCCTTCATACTTTGGTGCTAATTGTCGTGGTGTAGATATGGGACCAAGTGCAATACGTTATGCTGGCTTAATTAAGATGATAAGAAATATGGGTATAGAAGTTGAAGATGCTGGAGATGTTAATATACCAAATGTAGAATCCAAAGGTTTAAAGGCTGAAGGTATTAATTATTTAAATGAGATTGTTGAAATTTGCGAAGATTTAAGTAATAAAGTAGAGGTACTAATTAATGATAATATCCTGCCTATTATCTTGGGTGGTGACCATAGTATTAGTATTGGTAGTATTGGAGGTTTAGCTAAGGTTAAAAAGAATATAGGGATTATTTGGATAGATGCTCATGGTGATTTTAATACTCATGAAACTACTTGTACAGGAAATATTCATGGAATGTCTCTAGCAACCTTAGTAGGAAGAGGTTTGGACAAGTTAGTTCAAATTGGAGGTATTATACCTAAAGTAAAAGAAGAGAATGTAGTATTGATTGGAGTAAGAGATTTAGATAAAAATGAAAGAGACTTATTACAGAAATCAAAAGTAACGGTTTTTACTATGGATGATATTGATAGAATGGGTATAGTTGAAGTTATGCAAAAAGCAATAAAGATTAGTAGTAAAGATACCAAAGGAGTCCATTTAAGTTTTGACATGGATGTGTTAGACCCTTTAGAGGCTCCAGGGGTAGGGACACCAGTTAAAGGTGGTATTAATTATCGTGAAGCCCATTTAGCTTTAGAGATGATAGCAGAGGCTAAGATTTTAACCTCTATAGATTTAGTTGAGGTTAATCCTATCCTAGATCAATATAATCATACTGCTGAATTAGCAGTAGATTTGATTACTTCAGCACTTGGCAAGAGAATATTATAG
- a CDS encoding alanine/ornithine racemase family PLP-dependent enzyme translates to MLNPRIEINLAKIESNTKEIVELANNRGIDIWAVTKGVAADLKVAKAMLLGGVIGLADSRMRNLIKLKELKCPLMLLRIPMLSEVDKVVEIVDISLNSELEVVKRLNQVAKDKDKVHKIILMVDLGDRREGILPEDLFEIAKEIKDLSNIEIIGLGTNLACFRGILPNEDNMTQLMDLVNNIREELEIELPIISAGNSSSLPLLLDLKHTSVTNQLRVGETILLGREVPSGEKFELTSLATFKLIAELIELKDKPTASKGEQGNDAFGQKQKIVDKGIRKRGILGIGRQDIIPEGLFPVSKKMTIEGASSDHLIVDLTDVEDIKLGDEIEFRLSYGALLGAMTSPYVNKEYYYTEEE, encoded by the coding sequence GTGCTAAATCCTAGAATTGAGATTAATCTAGCTAAGATAGAAAGCAATACTAAAGAGATAGTTGAATTAGCCAATAACAGGGGGATTGATATCTGGGCAGTTACTAAGGGAGTTGCTGCAGACTTAAAGGTGGCTAAAGCTATGTTATTAGGAGGAGTAATAGGTTTAGCTGATTCTAGAATGAGGAATTTAATTAAGTTGAAAGAATTAAAATGCCCCTTAATGTTGCTTAGGATTCCAATGTTAAGTGAAGTTGATAAGGTTGTAGAAATAGTTGATATTAGTTTAAACTCAGAGCTAGAGGTTGTAAAGAGATTAAATCAAGTAGCTAAAGATAAGGATAAAGTACATAAGATAATTTTGATGGTTGATCTAGGAGATAGACGAGAAGGTATCTTACCAGAAGATCTTTTTGAGATTGCTAAAGAGATTAAGGATTTATCCAATATTGAGATAATAGGTTTAGGAACTAATCTAGCCTGCTTTAGAGGAATATTACCTAATGAAGATAATATGACTCAATTGATGGATTTAGTTAATAATATAAGGGAAGAATTAGAGATAGAACTGCCTATTATTTCAGCAGGAAATAGTAGTTCATTACCATTACTATTGGATTTAAAGCATACCTCTGTTACCAATCAGCTGAGGGTAGGAGAGACTATTTTGTTAGGTAGGGAAGTACCAAGTGGAGAGAAGTTTGAATTGACTAGCTTAGCTACCTTCAAATTAATAGCAGAGCTAATAGAGTTAAAAGATAAGCCGACTGCTTCTAAAGGAGAACAAGGGAATGATGCCTTTGGTCAAAAACAGAAGATTGTAGATAAAGGGATTAGAAAGAGGGGGATTTTAGGGATTGGTAGACAAGATATCATTCCTGAAGGATTATTTCCAGTTAGTAAAAAGATGACTATTGAAGGAGCTAGTAGTGATCATTTGATTGTTGATTTAACAGATGTAGAGGATATTAAGTTGGGAGATGAGATAGAGTTTAGATTAAGCTATGGTGCTTTGTTGGGTGCTATGACATCTCCTTATGTTAATAAAGAATATTATTATACAGAGGAGGAGTAA